A window of Polaromonas hydrogenivorans contains these coding sequences:
- a CDS encoding class I SAM-dependent methyltransferase yields the protein MPQNHLPKVKSQYEALPYPPRNPQDEHKRLVQTWLEDLPMINHYCFAGKQSFQNGFRALVAGGGTGDATIFLAEQLRHTNAEIVHLDMSHASIVLAQERAKIRGLTNITWVHYSLLSLPALGLGKFDYINCSGVLHHLADPDLGLRVLLSALKPEGAIGLMLYATTGRTGVYQMQALMRMANGAGTAREADDKRKLANTRDLLGSLPASNWFMGSESLYHDHKMGDAGIYDLLLHSQDRSYSVGELFDWLGSQHGMHLNFSDVQRGRSPYLPHMVLGNKPPAMATELRQLPLRQQYEMAELMIGNIITHSLYLTPDAACVAPYGDAAYIPFFYHEPLTGEIAAQVFGSNKGQPFRLMHQHSGVSVMVNPGKYGAKILRLIDGQKSFGEIFEAFRAGWHGQAAAPDNAALFADFAESYDTLNALERLLLRHPDAAATNAHGA from the coding sequence ATGCCCCAGAACCACCTGCCCAAGGTCAAAAGCCAGTACGAAGCCCTGCCCTACCCGCCCCGCAATCCGCAGGACGAGCACAAGCGCCTGGTGCAGACCTGGCTGGAAGACCTGCCGATGATCAACCACTACTGCTTTGCCGGAAAGCAGTCGTTTCAAAACGGCTTCCGGGCGCTTGTGGCCGGCGGCGGCACTGGCGACGCGACGATTTTCCTGGCCGAGCAGCTGCGCCACACGAATGCCGAAATCGTCCACCTGGACATGAGCCACGCCAGTATCGTGCTGGCGCAGGAACGCGCCAAAATCCGGGGCCTGACGAACATCACCTGGGTGCATTACTCGCTGCTGAGCCTGCCCGCGCTGGGCCTGGGCAAGTTCGACTACATCAACTGCAGCGGCGTGCTGCACCACCTGGCCGACCCGGACCTGGGGCTGCGGGTGCTGCTGAGCGCGCTCAAACCCGAGGGCGCCATCGGCCTGATGCTGTACGCCACGACCGGGCGCACGGGGGTGTACCAGATGCAGGCGCTGATGCGCATGGCCAATGGCGCCGGCACCGCCCGGGAAGCCGACGACAAGCGCAAGCTGGCCAACACCCGCGACCTGCTCGGCAGCCTGCCGGCCAGCAACTGGTTCATGGGCAGCGAATCGCTGTACCACGACCACAAGATGGGCGACGCCGGCATCTACGACCTGCTGCTGCATTCGCAGGACCGCTCGTACTCGGTGGGCGAGCTGTTCGACTGGCTGGGCAGCCAGCACGGCATGCACCTGAACTTCAGCGATGTGCAGCGCGGCCGCTCGCCGTATTTGCCGCACATGGTGCTGGGCAACAAGCCACCCGCCATGGCCACCGAGCTACGCCAGCTGCCGCTGCGCCAGCAGTATGAAATGGCCGAGCTGATGATCGGCAACATCATCACGCACTCGCTCTACCTCACGCCCGATGCCGCGTGCGTCGCGCCGTATGGCGATGCCGCGTACATTCCGTTTTTCTACCATGAGCCGCTGACCGGCGAGATCGCGGCGCAGGTCTTTGGCAGCAACAAGGGCCAGCCCTTCCGGCTCATGCACCAGCATTCGGGTGTCTCGGTGATGGTCAATCCCGGCAAATACGGCGCGAAGATCCTGCGCCTGATCGACGGCCAGAAAAGCTTTGGCGAGATTTTCGAGGCGTTCCGCGCCGGCTGGCACGGCCAGGCCGCCGCGCCCGACAATGCCGCGCTGTTCGCCGACTTCGCCGAGTCCTATGACACGCTCAATGCGCTGGAACGCCTGCTGCTCAGGCACCCGGACGCTGCGGCAACCAACGCGCATGGCGCTTGA
- a CDS encoding nucleotidyl transferase AbiEii/AbiGii toxin family protein has product MFERPHHQRIAQVLRALDAPLLRENHCLFGGGTAIALRYGEYRESVDIDFLVSNLASYRNLRQLLTNPGGIAGIVHAQAAPLEQVKDVRADQYGIRTMLRVAGQPIKFEIVLEGRIQLAAPTVNDEVCGVATLSPLDMATSKLLANSDRWGDDGVFNRDVIDLAMMQPSLALLRQALLKAHGAYGQAIRQDLDKALLRLQTRQGWLERCMQAMAMVEPKAVVWQRLRALRRN; this is encoded by the coding sequence ATGTTTGAACGACCGCACCACCAGCGCATTGCACAGGTGCTGCGCGCGCTCGATGCGCCGCTGCTGCGTGAAAACCACTGTCTGTTTGGCGGGGGCACGGCCATCGCGCTGCGGTATGGCGAATACCGTGAGTCGGTTGACATTGACTTTCTGGTGTCAAACCTTGCCAGCTACCGCAACCTGCGCCAGTTGCTGACGAACCCCGGTGGCATTGCAGGCATTGTTCATGCCCAGGCGGCACCCCTGGAGCAAGTCAAGGATGTGCGGGCCGATCAATATGGCATTCGCACCATGCTGCGTGTGGCTGGCCAGCCCATCAAGTTCGAGATTGTTCTGGAGGGCCGCATCCAGCTGGCGGCGCCGACGGTAAACGATGAAGTCTGCGGTGTCGCAACATTGAGCCCCCTGGACATGGCCACATCCAAGCTGCTGGCTAATTCAGACAGGTGGGGCGACGACGGCGTGTTCAACCGCGACGTGATTGACCTGGCCATGATGCAGCCGTCACTGGCACTGCTGCGCCAGGCACTGCTGAAAGCGCACGGCGCCTATGGTCAGGCCATTCGGCAGGACCTGGACAAGGCCCTCCTGCGACTGCAAACCCGGCAGGGCTGGCTGGAGCGCTGCATGCAGGCCATGGCCATGGTGGAACCCAAGGCCGTGGTGTGGCAGCGGCTTCGGGCGCTGCGCAGGAATTGA
- a CDS encoding protein-disulfide reductase DsbD family protein: MNFHRLLSALFLIAACALPASANTPNDLIKTSQARPVVTTEQVRAELLAWAPEGVEPGKPVWLGLQLAHQPEWHTYWKNSGDSGLPTMLEWQLPAGVTAGEIAWPTPRKIPIGTLANYGYEGTMLLPVPLTVAPGFSAAQLDVKLKAAWLVCRKECIPQEGEFTLSLPARGSTAASGALFQAAFDATPKPLPTGSSQIEVSGKALKVSLAGLPAALQGKTLALFPETASIIEPAAPWQQAWAGALWTAELPLSAQRTDSPARLPLVVAFDAAAWRIDAPVSGDWPAAASVAVVSPALQAALRANAATTPPASSGQPPLSLLAALLGALLGGLILNLMPCVFPVLAIKVVGFASQKSQAARLTSGLAYSAGVVLSFLALGALLLGLRAAGDQLGWGFQLQNPAVVAALAALFTLLGLNLAGLFDFGVMLPSRVVNLQAKNPSVNAFLSGVLATAIASPCTAPFMGASLGYAVGLPALQALAVFGAIGIGMALPYLAASALPAVARALPRPGAWMVTFKQLMAFPMFATVAWLVWVLGQQSGIDGAGALLALLVLLALAVWSFSLRGTARRAIATVSVALCAFAIWAIGPNIIKPVIPPVASASARWQDWQPGRVEQLAAQGQSVFVDFTAAWCVTCQYNKKTTLADAAVLADMDAKNVALLRADWTRRDPAVTKALAALGRSGVPVYVFYKPGRAPVVLSEILSVSDVRAELARL; this comes from the coding sequence ATGAATTTTCACCGCCTTCTTTCTGCTCTGTTTTTAATAGCTGCCTGCGCCCTTCCAGCAAGCGCAAACACCCCAAATGACCTGATAAAAACGTCACAGGCCCGCCCCGTGGTCACGACCGAACAGGTGCGCGCCGAACTGCTGGCCTGGGCGCCCGAGGGCGTCGAGCCGGGCAAGCCGGTCTGGCTGGGCCTGCAGCTGGCGCACCAGCCCGAATGGCACACCTACTGGAAGAATTCGGGCGACTCGGGCCTGCCGACGATGCTCGAATGGCAGCTGCCGGCCGGCGTCACGGCGGGCGAGATCGCCTGGCCGACGCCCCGCAAAATCCCCATCGGCACGCTGGCGAACTACGGCTACGAAGGCACGATGCTGCTGCCGGTGCCGCTCACCGTCGCGCCCGGCTTCAGCGCCGCGCAGCTCGACGTGAAGCTCAAGGCCGCGTGGCTGGTCTGCCGCAAGGAATGCATCCCGCAGGAGGGCGAGTTCACGCTGAGCCTGCCGGCCCGGGGCTCGACGGCGGCCAGCGGCGCCTTGTTCCAGGCCGCGTTCGACGCCACGCCCAAACCGCTGCCCACGGGCAGCAGCCAGATCGAAGTCAGCGGCAAGGCGCTGAAAGTCTCGCTGGCCGGCCTGCCCGCCGCGCTGCAGGGAAAAACGCTGGCGCTGTTTCCTGAAACCGCCAGCATCATCGAGCCGGCCGCGCCGTGGCAGCAAGCCTGGGCGGGCGCGCTCTGGACGGCCGAGCTGCCGCTGTCCGCCCAGCGCACCGACAGCCCGGCGCGCCTGCCGCTGGTCGTGGCTTTCGACGCCGCCGCCTGGCGCATCGACGCGCCCGTCAGCGGCGACTGGCCTGCCGCCGCCAGCGTAGCCGTAGTGTCGCCAGCGCTGCAGGCGGCGCTGCGGGCCAATGCGGCAACAACTCCGCCCGCGTCCTCGGGCCAGCCGCCGCTGAGCCTGCTGGCCGCGCTGCTCGGGGCGCTGCTCGGCGGGCTGATCCTGAACCTGATGCCCTGCGTGTTCCCGGTGCTGGCGATCAAGGTGGTCGGCTTTGCGAGCCAGAAAAGCCAGGCCGCGCGCCTGACCTCGGGGCTGGCCTACAGCGCTGGCGTCGTCCTGTCTTTTCTGGCGCTGGGCGCGCTGCTGCTGGGCCTGCGCGCGGCGGGCGACCAGCTCGGCTGGGGCTTTCAGTTGCAAAACCCGGCGGTGGTGGCGGCGCTGGCGGCGCTGTTCACGCTGCTGGGGCTGAACCTGGCCGGGCTGTTTGACTTTGGCGTCATGTTGCCCAGCCGCGTCGTCAACCTGCAGGCAAAAAACCCCAGCGTCAATGCGTTTTTGTCGGGCGTGCTGGCCACCGCCATTGCCTCGCCCTGCACCGCGCCGTTCATGGGCGCGTCGCTCGGTTACGCCGTCGGCCTGCCGGCGCTGCAGGCGCTGGCGGTGTTTGGCGCGATTGGCATCGGCATGGCGCTGCCCTATCTGGCGGCCAGCGCGCTGCCGGCCGTGGCGCGCGCGCTGCCGCGCCCCGGCGCGTGGATGGTGACGTTCAAGCAGCTGATGGCCTTCCCGATGTTTGCCACCGTCGCCTGGCTGGTCTGGGTGCTTGGCCAGCAAAGCGGCATCGACGGCGCGGGCGCGCTGCTGGCGCTGCTGGTGCTGCTGGCGCTGGCGGTCTGGTCCTTCAGCCTGCGCGGCACGGCGCGCCGCGCAATCGCTACGGTTTCAGTAGCGCTCTGCGCTTTTGCAATATGGGCCATCGGCCCGAACATCATCAAGCCGGTGATCCCGCCCGTGGCCTCGGCCTCGGCCCGCTGGCAGGACTGGCAGCCCGGCCGGGTCGAGCAGCTGGCCGCGCAGGGCCAGAGCGTGTTTGTCGATTTCACCGCCGCCTGGTGCGTGACCTGCCAGTACAACAAGAAAACCACGCTGGCCGACGCCGCCGTACTGGCCGACATGGACGCGAAAAACGTCGCCCTGCTGCGCGCCGACTGGACGCGCCGCGACCCGGCCGTGACCAAAGCGCTGGCCGCGCTCGGCCGCAGCGGCGTGCCGGTTTACGTTTTTTACAAGCCCGGCCGCGCGCCGGTGGTATTGTCCGAAATCTTGTCCGTGAGCGATGTCAGGGCCGAGTTGGCCAGGCTGTGA
- a CDS encoding ATP-binding cassette domain-containing protein — translation MKPVLVLQGFGVAFGTRTILLDMSLSIPSRGCTVLLGPSGTGKSTLLRSLAGLNDTNPSMRTWGQRIYEGEPLSPLHRPALVAQKADFLMATVQDSLVTKLPQRSSLTRARQLDMVRDFLEKTGQAVLTAKLATPVIDLPPHERQIIAILRQSLSGPALLMVDEPTANLPPDGAQAVLDLLELLASERAVLMVSHHLAQTRQIAQEVVLMADGVVQESAAKDDFFLRPQSAAAQHYLRSGSCPEAGIADQTAGDALAAAHEPARQASVKPVPPAIADKVQPAASLPARPAMPHWQPDPAAKSAFCGPRGFVWLIEGKLAGTPLPGIVHDTQQDLNALRNAGITRLISLTETPFDATLAALYDIQCTALPIRDMNAPTSTQAWFLCESIDRCLQRGEVVAVHCKAGLGRTGTVLAMYLIWLGAGQVSGAGAMAHVRRLEARMIQSLEQEKFLEKFAQLVAHPPTGKQLSSPAFNAKKPS, via the coding sequence ATGAAGCCGGTTCTTGTTCTTCAGGGATTTGGCGTGGCTTTCGGCACGCGCACCATCTTGCTCGACATGAGCCTGTCGATCCCGTCCAGGGGATGCACGGTGTTGCTCGGCCCCTCGGGCACCGGCAAATCCACCTTGCTGCGCAGCCTGGCGGGGCTCAACGATACCAACCCTTCGATGCGAACGTGGGGCCAGCGCATTTACGAAGGCGAGCCGTTGTCGCCGCTGCACAGACCGGCCCTGGTAGCGCAAAAAGCGGATTTCCTGATGGCCACGGTTCAGGACAGCCTGGTCACCAAATTGCCGCAGCGCTCCAGCCTGACGCGTGCGCGGCAGCTCGACATGGTGCGCGATTTCCTAGAGAAAACCGGGCAAGCCGTGCTGACGGCCAAGCTGGCGACTCCGGTGATCGACCTGCCGCCGCATGAGCGGCAGATCATCGCCATTCTCAGGCAGAGCCTGTCAGGGCCGGCCTTGCTCATGGTGGATGAGCCGACAGCGAATTTGCCGCCCGATGGCGCGCAAGCCGTTCTGGACCTGCTGGAACTCCTGGCGAGCGAACGGGCGGTGCTGATGGTGTCTCACCACCTGGCCCAGACGCGTCAGATTGCGCAGGAAGTCGTCCTGATGGCCGATGGCGTGGTCCAGGAAAGTGCGGCCAAAGACGATTTCTTCCTGCGCCCGCAAAGCGCCGCTGCGCAACACTACTTGCGCAGCGGCTCCTGCCCCGAGGCGGGAATCGCGGACCAGACCGCTGGCGATGCGCTTGCCGCCGCCCACGAGCCAGCGCGGCAGGCGTCGGTGAAACCAGTCCCTCCGGCTATTGCCGACAAAGTCCAGCCGGCCGCATCCTTGCCCGCAAGGCCGGCCATGCCGCACTGGCAGCCAGACCCGGCGGCAAAAAGCGCATTTTGCGGGCCTCGCGGCTTTGTCTGGCTGATTGAAGGAAAGCTGGCCGGAACGCCTTTGCCGGGCATCGTGCATGACACGCAGCAGGATCTGAACGCGTTGCGCAATGCCGGCATTACCCGCTTGATTTCACTCACGGAAACCCCTTTCGATGCCACGCTGGCGGCGCTCTACGACATCCAGTGCACGGCGCTGCCTATTCGTGACATGAACGCCCCGACATCGACCCAGGCCTGGTTTTTGTGCGAAAGCATCGATCGCTGCCTTCAGCGCGGCGAAGTGGTGGCGGTTCATTGCAAAGCCGGTCTTGGACGCACCGGAACGGTGCTGGCCATGTACCTGATCTGGCTGGGGGCCGGACAGGTTAGCGGCGCAGGCGCGATGGCGCATGTGCGGCGCCTGGAGGCCAGGATGATCCAGTCGCTTGAACAGGAAAAGTTTTTGGAAAAGTTTGCCCAACTGGTGGCGCATCCACCGACAGGCAAGCAGCTTTCCAGCCCCGCCTTCAATGCGAAGAAGCCTTCTTAA
- a CDS encoding GTP-binding protein, which translates to MEWGILFMGPVGSGKTEAIKSISDIEVINTDVRATDDVRKLKSHTTVSMDVGVLHLSGHDKLRLYGAPGQDRFDFMWDILLLQAKGVALLLNHASPDPLAELDHYLQAIRERVPGNGLPMVIGITHIDEKPERPLSIYEDHLRQEKIVFYGVMPPVIEVDARLRSHVRSLLLVMVAQLEMAARFPKVIPRLAVR; encoded by the coding sequence ATGGAATGGGGAATTTTGTTCATGGGGCCTGTGGGCTCGGGTAAGACCGAGGCCATCAAAAGCATTTCGGATATTGAAGTGATCAATACCGATGTGCGCGCCACTGACGATGTGCGCAAGCTCAAATCCCACACCACCGTGTCGATGGATGTCGGGGTTCTGCATTTGTCAGGCCATGACAAGCTGCGGCTGTATGGCGCGCCGGGGCAAGACCGGTTTGACTTCATGTGGGACATTTTGCTGCTGCAGGCCAAAGGGGTCGCGCTGCTGCTGAACCACGCCAGTCCAGACCCGCTGGCTGAACTCGATCATTACCTCCAGGCCATCCGTGAGCGCGTTCCTGGAAATGGCCTGCCCATGGTCATCGGGATCACGCACATTGACGAGAAACCCGAGCGACCCTTGAGCATTTACGAGGACCACCTGCGCCAGGAAAAAATTGTGTTTTACGGCGTCATGCCGCCTGTGATCGAGGTGGACGCACGCCTTCGCAGCCATGTTCGCAGCCTGTTGCTGGTCATGGTGGCGCAGCTGGAGATGGCGGCGCGCTTTCCCAAAGTGATTCCCCGGCTGGCAGTCCGATGA
- a CDS encoding CoA-binding protein, producing MQHLPAAERIPYIFNHCRTIAVVGLSPKPHRASFDVARYMQAAGYRIIPVNPNAAEVLGEKAYATLQEAARHEKIDLVNCFRNSEDIPPIVDEAIAIGATAVWMQLGIAHHEAAATAEAAGLLVVQDHCIKIDHRVLMSSGLLKPLAQPAAPAR from the coding sequence ATGCAGCACCTTCCCGCCGCAGAACGCATTCCCTACATCTTCAACCATTGCCGCACCATCGCCGTGGTCGGCCTGTCGCCCAAGCCGCACCGGGCCAGCTTTGACGTGGCGCGCTACATGCAGGCCGCCGGCTACCGCATCATTCCGGTGAATCCGAATGCCGCCGAGGTGCTGGGCGAAAAAGCCTATGCCACGCTGCAGGAAGCGGCCCGGCACGAAAAAATCGACCTGGTGAACTGCTTTCGCAACAGCGAAGACATTCCGCCCATCGTCGACGAGGCCATCGCCATCGGCGCGACGGCGGTCTGGATGCAACTGGGCATCGCGCACCACGAGGCCGCCGCCACGGCCGAAGCCGCCGGCCTGCTGGTGGTGCAGGACCACTGCATCAAGATTGACCACCGGGTGCTGATGTCCAGCGGCCTGCTCAAGCCGCTGGCGCAGCCGGCCGCGCCAGCGCGCTGA
- a CDS encoding transcriptional regulator, whose amino-acid sequence MHTVSETEIFQKYAEDVWLEAERVEFINWIAANPLAGDVVPGSNGCRKVRWSRSGMGKRGGARVIYFNELEGRIWLLIVYAKAKFDNLPAAFLAKLKHEVEHG is encoded by the coding sequence ATGCACACCGTTTCTGAAACCGAGATTTTTCAAAAGTATGCTGAAGACGTGTGGCTTGAGGCAGAGCGAGTCGAGTTCATCAACTGGATTGCGGCCAACCCGCTGGCCGGTGATGTGGTGCCGGGCTCCAACGGCTGCCGCAAGGTGCGCTGGAGCCGCAGCGGAATGGGCAAGCGCGGCGGCGCGCGGGTGATTTATTTCAACGAGCTTGAGGGGCGCATCTGGCTGTTGATCGTCTATGCGAAAGCAAAATTCGACAACCTGCCGGCTGCATTTTTGGCAAAACTTAAACACGAGGTGGAACATGGCTAA
- a CDS encoding helix-turn-helix domain-containing protein has protein sequence MPAPPLAISNATATRLAALGQQIRTRRKALRLSATVAAEAAGLSRVTLHRMEKGAPAVTIAAYLNVMAALGLDFSLSLPADPAAVAPATDHTGWIPARVRLGDYPQLKQLAWQVHGIDELTPAEALSIYERNWRHIDASTLQPHEQQLVDALRLALT, from the coding sequence ATGCCAGCACCACCCCTTGCCATCTCAAACGCCACGGCCACCCGATTGGCTGCGTTGGGGCAGCAGATTCGTACACGCCGCAAGGCACTTAGGCTCAGCGCCACGGTAGCTGCAGAGGCTGCTGGCCTGTCGCGCGTGACATTGCACCGCATGGAAAAAGGCGCCCCCGCCGTCACCATAGCGGCCTACCTGAACGTCATGGCCGCGCTGGGGCTGGACTTCAGCCTGAGCCTGCCAGCCGACCCCGCCGCCGTTGCGCCTGCCACCGATCACACCGGCTGGATTCCGGCGCGGGTGCGCCTGGGTGACTACCCGCAACTCAAACAACTTGCCTGGCAAGTGCATGGCATTGATGAACTGACACCGGCAGAGGCGCTCAGCATTTATGAGCGCAACTGGCGCCATATCGACGCATCAACGCTGCAGCCGCACGAGCAGCAACTGGTCGATGCCTTGCGCCTGGCCCTGACATGA
- a CDS encoding DUF167 domain-containing protein produces the protein MSRGQIRNATGDSFFAWDGDVLVVNILGKPSAGKDAIGKPKGTQLKVSVTAAPLAGKATDHMVRFLAPLFGVAVADIEVVFGRENVNKQLRIRAPKKLPAVFLPPAP, from the coding sequence ATGAGTCGCGGCCAGATCCGCAACGCCACGGGCGACTCCTTCTTTGCCTGGGACGGCGACGTGTTGGTGGTCAACATCCTGGGCAAGCCCAGCGCCGGCAAGGACGCCATCGGCAAGCCCAAGGGCACGCAACTCAAGGTCAGCGTGACGGCCGCGCCGCTGGCGGGCAAGGCGACCGACCACATGGTGCGCTTTCTGGCGCCGCTGTTCGGCGTGGCCGTGGCCGACATCGAGGTGGTGTTCGGGCGCGAGAACGTCAACAAGCAACTGCGCATCCGGGCGCCGAAAAAACTGCCGGCCGTGTTTTTGCCGCCAGCCCCGTAA
- a CDS encoding roadblock/LC7 domain-containing protein codes for MNFDNSSAEVTASKIRAALRSLCASSDTVEAAALVSHDGLIIASVMSREVDVDRFGAMCASLLALANRAAKEVRRGDLRQIILDGSLGPMLLTRAGETGVLAVAATPSAKLGQLILDTRTTARAVSELTEPREA; via the coding sequence ATGAATTTCGACAACAGTTCAGCTGAAGTGACTGCCAGCAAAATCCGGGCGGCGCTGCGCAGTTTGTGTGCTTCCTCGGACACGGTGGAAGCGGCCGCGCTGGTTTCTCATGATGGCCTGATCATTGCCTCCGTCATGTCCAGGGAGGTCGATGTCGATCGTTTCGGCGCCATGTGCGCGTCCCTGCTGGCACTGGCCAATCGCGCCGCCAAAGAGGTTCGCAGGGGCGATCTGCGGCAGATCATCCTTGATGGCAGCCTGGGGCCCATGCTGCTGACCCGGGCTGGCGAAACCGGTGTTCTGGCCGTGGCGGCCACCCCTTCGGCGAAACTGGGGCAACTGATCCTCGACACCCGGACCACGGCGCGGGCAGTGTCCGAATTAACCGAGCCCAGGGAGGCTTGA